The region AGCGGGCTAGTGAAGGAGGCTGGGGAGCGGGCTAGTGAAGGAGGCTGGGGAGCGGGCTAGTGAAGGGAGCCGGGGAGCGGGCTAGTGAAGGGAGCCGGGGAGCGGGCTAGTGAAGGGAGCCGGGGAGCGGGCTAGTGAAGGAAGCCGAGGAGGGGGCTAGTGAAGGAAGCTGGGAAACGGGCTAGTGAAGGAAGCTGGGGAGCCGACTAGTGAAGGAAGCTGGGGAACGGGCTAGTGAAGGAAGCCTGGGAGGGGGCTAGTGAAGGAAGCTGGGGAGCCGACTAGTGAAGGAAGCTGGGGAACAGGCTAGTGAAGGAAGCCTGGGGAACAGGCTAGTGAAGGAAGCTGGGGAGCCGACTAGTGAAGGAAGCTGGGGAGCGGGCTAGTGAAGGAATCTGGGGAGCGGGCTAGTGAAGGAATCTGGGGAGCGGGCTAGTGAAGGAATCTGGGGAGCGGGCTAGTGAAGGAATCTGGGGAGCGGGCTAGTGAAGGAATCTGGGGAGCGGGCTAGTGAAGGAATCTGGGGAGCGGGCTTGTGAAGGAAGCTGGGGGTAAATGAAGGAAGCTGGGGAGCGGGCTAGTGAAGGAAGCCGGGGGTAAATGTAGGAAGCTGGGGGGCCTAATGGAGTACCATACACATCCTTCAGTTATCCAGAATGACCGGCTTTGCCAACCGTCATGGCTAATATTTgtctactgaaaacatgacctgtgacgTTGCTTTGATGTCATTATGCTCTTGGGGACATTTATATAATTGATGAGATATTAATTTTCATCACTCGGACCCCATCTGTCTTGAGAACATGGCTGTGCTGCGTGCGCTTTCTATTCCTTTCTATGAAAACCCCAGACATTActgagtggacaacccctttaagtaggtTTTTCTTCTTCTCCCGTACAGGGTCTGGTTGGCGTGGTCACTGGTGGAGCCTCGGGTCTCGGCCGGGCCACGGTGGAACGGTTAATACGACAAGGAGCCAGTGCCGTCATTCTAGATTTACCCAGCTCTGAGGGAAGAAACGTCGCCCAGTCTCTTGGGGAGAAGTGTGACTTTGCTCCTACAGATGTGAGTGGTCTGGAGAGCAGTGAGGCCCCTGCACCCCGCACCGTCCCTGCTATAGGTCTGTGCTGGAGGTCTGCAGGTGATCAGTGGGGTCTGGAGCCTTCATTCTAGGAACAGGTGGGATCTGGTCATGGAACCCTGGGCCACTCTTGTTCCTATTTGTCGTGCCCCCCGGGGTCTTGAAGCTGCGGTGGTTTCATTCCTGCAGTGTGTTGTACTAGTACCGATCTCCTATAAATACGGCCTGGGCTTCTAACATGGCAGCAATGGGGCCTTTTATACATATGTTATCTAGTTCGCCCCTGAAGCCCTCTATCCAAATACTGTGGATAATTTTTGGACCCCCCTTACTAATACTCCTCCTCCACCCGCCTCCCCCAGCTCACGACTCTGCAGATAGCGATCAGGGGGGCACGCGTTGCTCTTCTTCCCTAGAAGTGGCTGATAGCAGAGAACAGTAAATGACATTCTGCACTCTCCTGACTGTTTCCTTCATGGCTGACTCTAGGTGACCTCCGAGGCGGACGTGAACAACGCCCTAGAATTGGCGCGCTCAAAGTTTGGCGGAGTGAATGTCGTGGTGAACTGTGCCGGGATCGCCGTCGCTATAAAAACCTACAACAAAAGCAAACAGAAGCCGCACAACCTGGAGGAGTTCCAGAAAGTCATCAATGTAAGCCAAGATAGATTATGAATGGTGCATATTAACCtcaaaaactacaactcccagcatgccctggccTGCGTGCATTAAGCGGACCCCTCTTTTATTTCCACCTGTAATGCTAGATCTCCCCTCTGGGGGCGCTGCAGGATCTTGAAACGCTTGATGCTAAGTTTTTCCACAGATTACACCTCATCCATTGGGGTCACAGCAGTGGAATCTCCACTGAtcggctttttttttttggaggggatcctctaattacaaaaataaaactttATTTATAAAACGATACTCTGCGTTTCTGTGTCTCAGGTGAACATCGCCGGCACGTTCAATGTTATTCGTCTGGCGACAGGAGAAATGATGAAGAACGAGCCGGACAAGGACGGGCACAGAGGCGTCATAGTGAACACCGCCAGCATCGCCGCGTTCGATGGGCAGGTCAGGACCCTAATCACAAAGTGTTAGCGCCCCCATGCATTAGGCCTTCATACACAATACAAAGTTTCATGGATTGGGGGAGGGGGGTCTGTATACTTTTGCAACTGATCTTTATAACTCCACTGCATCTAAAATAACTGAATAAACTTTGCTAACAGTCCTGATGATTAAAGTTCAGATAGCTTTAGGTGCTCATGCCAGTCTCATATGCCCAGATTCTCATGACCTGTAACTTGCCCTCCACTCATTTTCATTAAGAGGTGTATCTTCTTAGTGCTCCTCATTCtgtcagcactataggtgctggaacttccATTCCCTCAGTTTCCTGCATGCTTTGCGCTCCTGCTGTTCTCTGACTTGCCTGCCTTGAAATGAATGCCCACCTCTCTTCTGCCTGATAGGAGAGCAGGTACAAAGCCCTGTCATCCATTTTAGTGttttctgctgccacctagtgCTATTTCAGGAGTAAGACAACataataattaaatgcacaatCTGCAGATCCCACTGTATATCACATTATCTATAGAATGAGAAATTGTCTGAGTACAGAGACCTTGATGATGTCTGTACAGTGCTGTGATATCTGACGGTGCTATATAAGctaggaaaataaataaataatttttctttttacagATTCTATGCAGACCAATGTGTGGTCTAATTATTaatatatactttttattttttttgtatttcattccCAGGTTGGACAAGCGGCGTACTCTGCTTCCAAAGGGGGAATCGTAGGAATGACTCTCCCCATCGCCCGAGATCTGGCTCCGCTTGGGATCAGAGTGGTGACCATTGCCCCTGGTACCTGTCATATTAATCCCCTGTGTCTAGGGGCCATGTAATGGCTGTATGTCCCTGTGCATTCTTCTTCTATGACGCCATTGCCCACCAATCTTCTCTACCCTTCCTTACGCTGCCTGTGACCCGCACGCCCCTGCCCAGGTGCAACCTGTCACCTCTCTGTGTCTTCGGCGTATTTTCCCTGATCCTTAGACCCTGATAATCATGCGATGGTCGCCTACTGACGGTCTGTTACAATACACAATAACCCGAGTCTGCTCCTTTTTAGGACTGTTCGCCACCCCTCTCCTCCTCGGGCTTCCTGAAAAGGCAAGAGAATTCCTGGCCAAGCAAGTCCCTTTCCCCAGCAGGCTGGGTGACCCCGATGAGTATGCCCACCTGGTACAGACCATCGTAGAGAACCCCATGCTGAATGGAGAGGTGGTACGTCTGGATGGTGCCCTCCGTATGCAGCCTTGATGATGTGGGCACCGCGCAGGAGAAGACTTAGGCCCCGAACCCCGTCCTTACCGTACGCCGGCACACAGGAGCAGCGGGGGATGTCCTAATAGACTGCAGTACTGCCCCCGAGGGGTCTGCGATGCCAAGAACGTGCCTGGGATCTTCTTCTACAGACCTGGAAGAGATCTGTCCATGATTGTAGCCTAGGGTGAAACATGAAGAACGAGGCACAAATACAGttttgtgtttaaaaaaataaataaaaacattttcatTCATTTTGACTTATTGTATTAATGGTCTAGAACCAAGTAATTATGGcggcattgtaaccagcactggccCATGTATGTATAATCTGGACCTGCAGCCCCTCAATGTGCCCCCTTATACCTCCATAGCACAGAATGCCAAGGGACGTCACAATTTTAGTAACCACCTCTGTATAGGTGATATCCAACGTTCTTCCGAAGACAGGGATTGCTGCACTGCCCAAACTATTGTTCCCTCcgttccttaaagggaatgtgtcatcacagAATGACCTGATTTGTTTTTACTCCTACTGCTTCACCTTTTGGGAAGATTTTACAGAAATCTCATCAGCGTCTTTAGAAATCTGAAACAGTTAAAAAATGAACAAAAGACTGAACCTAAACAAGACCCAAAAGCCAAGTCGTTTTTACATAGCAATAAATAGGTTCattcttttttgccttttttttaagtTGAATCTGCCACGTCTGAAGGTACCCAAAGTGTCAGAGGCAGATGCGGCCTGGATATGAGCTGACGGGATTTTGGAAGTTGGTGAACAAGTATAATTagaagggagggaggagagatCAGATTTATGCCAATTAATCTACAATCCGCAAAAATGTCCCAAATGTCCATCAACTACAGGAGAGAGGCCGGGAAGGACTATCATCCACCAGATGCAGTAATGGCTGAAAGTGTTTGACATCTGTGAAATTGTTCCAGTtgatgatgtacagtacagaccaaaagtttggacacaccttctcatttaatgatttttctgtattttcatgactatgaaaattgtacattcacactgaaggcatcaaaactatgaattaacacatgtggaattatatacttaacaaaaaagtgtgtaacaactaaaattatgtcttatattctaggttcttcaaagtagccaccttttgctttgatgactgctttgcacactcttggcattctcttgatgagcttcaagaggtagtcaccgggaatggtcttccaacaatcttgaagcagttcccagagatgcttagcacttgttggcccttttgcctttactctgcggtccagctcaccccaaaccatctcgattgggttcaggtctggtgactgtggaggccaggtcatctggcatagcaccccatcactctccttcttggtcaaatagcccttacacagcctggaggtgtgtttggggtcattgtcctgtaaaaaaataaatgatggtccaactaaacgcaaaccggatagaatagcatgctgctgcaagatgctgtggtagccatgctggttcagtatgccttcaattttgaataaatccccaacagtgtcaccagcaaagcacccccacaccatcacacctcctccatgcttcacggtggcaatcaggcatgtagagtccatccgttcaccttttctgcgtcgcacaaagacacggtggttggaaccaaatatctcaaatttggactcatcagaccaaagcacagatttccactggtctaatgtccattccttgtgttctttagcccaaacaagtctcttctgcttgttgcctgtccttagcagtggtttcctagcagctattttaccatgaaggcctgctgcacaaagtctcctcttaggctactttcacactagcgttgtttgctgtacatCGCAATGCcttgtttaggagaaaaaaacgcatcctgcaaagttgtctgcaggatgcgttttttccccacagatttacattagcggcgcattgtgacatatggccacacgtcgcaaccgtcatgcgacggttgcgtcgtgttttggcagaccgtctgtacaaaaaaagttacatgcaacattttttgcgcgtcgtgtctgccattttcgttcgcgcatgcgcggccgaaactctgtcccctcctccccggaccttacaatggggcaacggaagcgtcgtaagactgcttccactgcccaagtcgggcatcactttcacaacacacgtcgggccgacgctagtgtgaaagaagccttaagggtatgtgtccacgggccgtattacatccggaatagctgcggattgaacgctgcgtagagccgcaccgttcaatccgcagcatccagatgttacagcatagtggaggggattttatgaaatcccgtctccactatgcgtgcgaacacgcacccggcggccctgcgtttctggacatgcggcgcgtctttttagaacacagcatgtctgcgccgccgcaaggtaaaacacccctatgtgtggggtgcgatgattccggatgtgtgcaattaacacatccggcatcatcgcgtctacagaagggggcagcgctttgggcagaGTGAGTTtttcgctccgtccaaagcgccggccatcctgaatgtggacacgtaccctaacagttgttgtagagatgtgtctgctgctagaactctgtgtggcattgacctggtctctaatctgagctgctgttaacctgcaattttctgaggctggtgactcggataaacctcagaagcagaggtgactcttggtcttcctttcctggggcggtcctcatgtgagccagtttctttgtagcgcttgatggtttttgcaactgcacttggggacactttcaaagttttcccaatttttcggactgactgaccttcatttcttaaagtaatgatggccactcatttttctttacttagctgcttttttcttgccataatacaaattctaacagtctattcagtaggactatcagctgtgtatccaccagacttctgcacaacacaactgatggtccactcccaacaccatttataaggcaagacattccacttattaaacctgacagggcacacctgtgaagtgaaaaccattcccggtgactacctcttgaagctcatcaagagaatgccaaaagtgtgcaaagcaatcatcaaagaaaaaggtggctacgttgaagaacctagaatataagacataatttcagttgttccacacttttttgttacgcatataattccacatgtgttaactcatagctttgatgccttcagtgtgaatgtacaattttcatagtcatgaaaatacagaaaaatctttaaatgagaaggtgtgtccaaacttttggtctgtactgtaggtctcccagaaaatgattgcagttacacatgtttatttcatgtgtgtgtattggaacaacacaaaaaaaggcaaactggacataatttcatacaacCTCAAAAatggttggcacctttccaaaattgtgggtagacaactttgtttcaaacatgtgatgctcattcaaactcccctgtggcaagtaacaggtgtgggccataagaaaatcacacctgaagccaGATAAAAAGTGGAGAAGTTGActgaatctttgcattgtgtgccacaataagcatggagaacagaaatgggagaagagaactgtctgaggctaTGTgctgatccgcagcagttttccatgagtttacagtaccatataaacctatggaaaacaaaatccgcagtgcacatgctgcggaaaaaaatgcgcggaaaagtagcgttgtttattccgcagcatgtcaattctttgtgcggattccgcagcggtttacacctgctccataataggaatccacaggtgtaaaaccgcaggtggaatacgcacaaaaaccgcaaaaaaaaaaatgcgttcaatccacggtaattccgcagtgcagtttacctgcagatttaccaaaatcagtcccgaAAAATCTGCAGGACTTTCTTCAACGTGCGCATGTggcctgaggacttgagaaccaaaattgttgaaaaatatccacGATCCTCAAGGTCCATTTCCAGAGATCTCGATGTTTttttgtccacggtgcacaacataatcaagaagtttacaacccatggccctgcagctaatctccctggacgtggatggcagaggaaaattgatgaaaggttgcaatgcaggatagtccatacccccccccccccatggtccATAAATTATAAAGCAtaccccccatggtccatacattATAAAGCATACCCCCCATGGACCATACATTATAAAGCATACCCCCTCCATGGTCCATACATGATAACGCATACCCCCCTCCATGGTCCATACATTATAAAGCATACCCCCTCAATGGTCCATACATTATAAAACATACCCCCTCCATAGTCCATACATTATAAAGAATACCCCCTCCATGGTCCAAACATTATAAAGCATACCCCCCATGGTCTATATATTATAAAGCATACCCCCTCCGTGGTCCATACATTATAAAGCATACCCCCATGGTCCATACATTATAAAG is a window of Ranitomeya variabilis isolate aRanVar5 chromosome 2, aRanVar5.hap1, whole genome shotgun sequence DNA encoding:
- the HSD17B10 gene encoding 3-hydroxyacyl-CoA dehydrogenase type-2, which encodes MANLRSLKGLVGVVTGGASGLGRATVERLIRQGASAVILDLPSSEGRNVAQSLGEKCDFAPTDVTSEADVNNALELARSKFGGVNVVVNCAGIAVAIKTYNKSKQKPHNLEEFQKVINVNIAGTFNVIRLATGEMMKNEPDKDGHRGVIVNTASIAAFDGQVGQAAYSASKGGIVGMTLPIARDLAPLGIRVVTIAPGLFATPLLLGLPEKAREFLAKQVPFPSRLGDPDEYAHLVQTIVENPMLNGEVVRLDGALRMQP